The following coding sequences are from one Ornithodoros turicata isolate Travis chromosome 1, ASM3712646v1, whole genome shotgun sequence window:
- the LOC135379185 gene encoding ADP-ribosylation factor-like protein 3, with translation MVTRKGLLSLLRKLKSTPDRELRILLLGLDNAGKTTILKKLASEDIAHITPTQGFNIKSVQADGFKLNVWDIGGQRKIRPYWQNYFENTDVLLYVIDSSDRKRFEETGVELAELLVEDKLYGVPLLVFANKQDLFNSAPAGELAQGLNLPAIKDRVWQIQACSALSGEGLKDGLEWVCKTIKRK, from the exons GGGTTGCTGTCTTTGCTGCGGAAGCTGAAATCAACCCCAGACCGTGAACTACGAATCCTGCTGCTCGGGCTGGACAATGCGGGCAAGACGACCATTCTCAAGAAGCTCGCCTCGGAAGATATCGCCCATATTACGCCCACTCAG GGCTTCAACATCAAAAGTGTGCAAGCGGATGGTTTCAAGCTCAACGTATGGGATATAGGAGGTCAGCGAAAAATAAGACCCTACTGGCAGAACTACTTTGAAAATACGGACGTTTTG CTGTACGTGATTGACAGCTCGGACCGGAAACGCTTTGAAGAGACCGGGGTGGAACTAGCGGAACTCTTAGTAGAAGACAAACTGTATGGTGTGCCTCTCTTGGTATTTGCCAACAAGCAAGACCTTTTCAACAGCGCGCCCGCAGGTGAACTAGCCCAGGGACTTAATCTGCCGGCTATCAAAGACCGTGTGTGGCAGATTCAAGCCTGTAGCGCACTTTCGGGGGAAGGGCTCAAG GATGGACTGGAATGGGTGTGCAAAACTATAAAGAGGAAATAG